The DNA window TGACGAGGCCGGTCAGGGTGCCGTAGATGCCGATTTCACGCAGGATGATGACGATCGGATAGATCATCACCTGATAGGGAATGAACGCCCCGATGATCAGGATGGAGAAGAAGAGCTCCGAACCCTTGAAGCGCCAGTTCGCCAGTGCATAGCCGTTCACCGAAGCGATGGCGATCGAGATGATGACCGACGGCACCGTGATGCGCACGGAGTTCCAGAAACCACGCGACAGGCCGTCGCAATTGAGGCCGGTGCAAGCCTCCGCCCAAGCCTTCACCCAGGGTTGGAAGGTGATTTCCATCGGCGGCGAGAAGATATTGCCAAGGCGGATTTCCGGCATGCCCTTGAGCGAGGTGACGACCATCACATAGAGCGGCAGCAAGTAATAGAGCGCTGCAACCGTCAGCGTACCGTAGAGGATGATGTTGCGCGCAGACAGCCTCGGGCGCGGCTTCGGGCCGCTCGGGCCGTCACCAAGTCTCGGCGCGACCGCATCGATACCGGCTGCGGTGGTGTTGAGGGTTCCGATATTAGCCACGCTTGCGCCCTCCTCCGAATTCCAGATAGGCCCACGGAACGATGATGATCGCGACCGTGACCAGCATCATCGTCGATGCGGCGAAGCCCTGCCCCAGATTCTGCGCCTGGAACATGTAGTCATAGACGTATTTGGCCGGCACTTCCGAGGCGATACCCGGACCGCCCGATGTCTGCGCCACGACGAGGTCGTAAACCTTGACGATGCCGGAGGCGATGATGACGATCGTCGTGATGAAGACCGGCCGCATCATCGGGATGACGATGAGGAGATATGTCTTCCACATCGGAATGCCGTCGACGCGCGCAGCCTTCCAGATATCCTCGTCGATGCCGCGCAGGCCGGCTAGCATCAGGCACATGACCAACCCCGTTCCCTGCCACAGCGCCGCAATCAGAATGCCGTAGATAACGATCTCGGGCGTATAGAGCGGATTGAAGGTGAAGCTCGTCCAGCCGAGCGAACGCACCACCGACTGAATGCCGAAATCCGGGTTCAGAACCCATTGCCAGACGAGCCCCGTTACGATGAAGGACAAGGCGAAAGGATAAAGGAAGATGGTGCGAAAGGTATTTTCGAACCGGATCTTCTGGTCCATAAGCGCAGCGAGCAGGAAGCCGATGACCAGGCTGAAGATCAGCGAGAGGATGCCGTAGAGCGCCAGATTCTCGATCGCTGTCACCCAGCGCGGCGCGGCCCAGAGGCGCTCGTACTGATCGAAACCGACGAAGCTCAACCGCGGCAGGAGCTTCGAATTGGTGAAGGAATAAAATACCGTCCAGAGTGTGCCGCCGACAAAAATCACCAGCGCTGTCAGGATCATCGGGATGGACGCAATCTTGGCGTTCAGATTGCGCAGTAACTTGTTTGGCCGGCCTGCTTGCGCTTGACCCGTCATGAACGCTTCTCCTCAAATGGCAGCTGCGGCCGGTGACGGCCGTTTTTCATCCCGTCCGGCGATCTGCCGGGAATACCAGCAAGACCATCCGGGAAGATCCGGCTCCGAGGAGCCGGATCGCCAGGACAGCAAGTCTGCCGATCAGTCGGCCGAAGAGATGATTTCGGCGAAACGCTTCTGGGCGTCTTCCGGCGTCATCGACGGATTGGCGAAGAATTCGGAGAAGAGGTCTTCCTTCTGCTTCTGGCTGTCGGCCGAAAGCAGCTGGTCGGTGCCCTGGATCACGTTGCCCTTCGCGAGGATGTCGAGACCCTTCTTCATGCAATCATTGGCGGCGGCGAGGTCGACGTCACCGCGCACCGGCAGCGAACCCTTCTTCAGGTTGAAGGCAACCTGGGTCTTGGGATCGAGCAGGGTCTTGGCAAGCACCGCCTGCGCCTTGGACTTCTCCTCGTCCTTCAGCAACGGGAAGTAGAACGCGTCGCCGCCAGTCGAGATGATCTCGTTGACGCCGAGGCCCGGCAGGCAGGTGTAATCAGTGCCGGCCTTCTGGCCCGCAAGCGCGAATTCGCCCTGCGCCCAGTCACCCATGATCTGGCCGCCAGCCTTGCCTGTTATGACGAGATTGGTCGCCTGGTTCCAATCCTGAACATTGCTGCCCTTGGACATGCGGCGGGCATCGTCGGCAGCCTTGAAGACCTTGGCGATCTCAGGACCAGCAGCAGCTTCGGCGTCCTTGTCCTTGAAGACCTTGTTGAAAGTGTCCTTGCCGGCGATCGCGACCATCAGCACGTCGAAGGCGCCTGCGGCCTGCCACGGCTGGCCGCCCACGGCAAGCGGGATGATGCCCGCCTTTTCGAGAGCCGGAGCAGCGGCGACGAACTCGTCCCAGTTCTTCGGAACCTCGACGCCGGCCTTCTTGAAGGCAGCGTTCGAAAGCCAGAGCCACTGCCAGGAGTGGATATTGACGGGAGCGCAATAGATCTTGCCATCGATGGTGCACGAATCGAGCAGGCTCGACGGACGAATGATGTCCTTCCACTTCTCGGCGGTTGCGACATCGGTCAGGTCGCGCATCAGGCCGGCCTGAACGAGTTCCTCGGCCTGGCGGCCATGGTTGAACTGGGTGGCACCCATAGGGTCGCCGCCGGTGATGCGGCTGATCATGATCGGACGCGCCGTGCCGCCGGAACCGGCGATGGCACCGTCCACCCAGTGATTGCCGCTGGCGTCGAACGCCTTTGCCAGCTCGGCGACAGCTGCGGATTCGCCGCCGGATGTCCACCAATGCGTGACTTCGAGATCGGTTGCGCTGGCGGCGCTGAGCGGAAGTGCTGCTGAAGCGGCAAGCATGGCCGCCATCATACGGATTTTCATGAGTTCTCCTCCCTCACTGAAACGTTGCCGGAAAAACTTAGATCAATCGATTTTCCGACGCAACTGCCCGCTTGGAAATTTTTCTTTAACGAACCGATTTGCTACTTGTAATAGTCTCCAGCAGCGCCGCCACATCCCTTACACCAGCGATCGGTTTGGTTTCTCGGCTTACACGCCTTTTGGTCAATATGTTGAAAGAACGCGAATTTTTTTTATACTTTGCCTGACAGACCACGCTACCCGCTTCGCAACTGCAGAAAAATGCGGCAAAAACCACGGATTCAACCTGGGCGGACGATGCTGCACCGCATATAAGAAAAAATGCTCGACATTTCTACTGTATCGTTACAGATTACATCCTTCAGGGAGGCGCGATTTTGGCAGGCGGCGGGCTTACGGCGCCTGGAAAAGCCTCTATAAGCGAGACCAATTCGCGCGAGGCAGGCCTACAGGGATGGAAAACAAGGGAAATTTCGGACAGGCGACGTCGACGGCGGTGACACGCGAGCGCCCTACATTGAAGACGATCGCCTTCATGACTGGCCTTGGCGTAACGACGGTATCGCGCGCGCTGAAGGATGCGCCGGATATCGGCGCCGAGACCAAGGAGCGGGTGCGCATGGTCGCTCGCCAGCTCGGTTATCAGCCTAACAGAGCGGGCGTGCGCCTGCGCACCGGCAAGACCAACGTCATCGCCCTCGTCCTGAGCATCGACGAGGAGATCATGGGCTTCTCGAGTCAGATGGTTTTCGGCATATCGGAAGTGCTGTCCGGCACACCTTATCATATCGTGGTCACGCCGCATTCCCACAGCAAGGATCCGATGCTGCCGGTGCGCTATATCCTCGAAACCGGCTCGGCCGACGGCGTCATCATATCGCGCATCGAGCCGGACGATCCGCGCGTGCGGCTCCTGTCCGAGCGCGGCATGCCCTTCGCCACGCATGGCCGCACCGATGCCGGCCTCACGCACCCGTTCCATGATTTCGACAACGAGGCTTTCGCCCATCAGGCGGTGGAGCGGCTCGTCAGGCGCGGCCGGCGCCGCATCGCGCTGCTGCAGCCGCCGAGCAAACTCACCTATTACGCGCATATCCGCATTGGCTTTCAGACCGGCCTGCACGATTATGGCGCCGAGGAAGTGCCGCTGCGCGTCAATACCGACGCACCGCTCGCCGACATCCGTGACGTCGTCGAAGTGATGATGCGCTCGGCCAATGCGCCGGATGGAATCGTCTGCTCGGCCGGCAGCGCGGCGATCGCCGTCAATGCCGGCATCGAAGCCGCCGGCAAGGCGCTGGGCCGCGATCTCGACATGGTCTCCAAACAATCTGTGCCGATTCTGAACTGGATCCGGCCCGAGATCATCACCGCCCAGGAAGACGTGCGCCAAGCTGGCCGTGAAATGGCCAAAGCGGTAATCGCCCGCATCGACGGCGTCGAACCGGAACTGCTGCAGAGCATCAGCCAACCGATCTGGCCGGAGAACGGCAGGTAGGACGGCACGATAAATGCCTATTCTGCCGTCGGCGCCCCCCCGCCGCGTGATGGCATGGAATAGACTCTCAACGACCTCGAGCGCAAACCTTCATCCCACAGCTGTGCGAGTTTGATGACCGGCTTGTCTTACAGCCTCTGGCTAGCGGGCAGACGCCCTGCCCTCGGCTTGGCAGTTTGGCATCGGCTCAAAAAAAGCCAAGATTGCCGGCCATCTCACGAACGAACCGTGGGGATATCGACAGAATGCAGCAGAGCAGCGTGCCCTATTTCAGCCAATGGGAAACGCCCGGCATGACGCTGCCGGTGCTTGCCGAAGGGCCGCAGGCGCTGCTCAGCGATCCGCTCTGGCGCCATTCGGGAGCCGCGACCATCGAAGAATATGCGCAATGGGCGGTGAATGTCTGCGCATGGCCTGCCTGAAGATGATACTTGCCGCCCGCGGCGAAATCCATCCGACGCTCGAGCTTGCCCGCGCTTGCACAGTCTATGGCGGCTATGTGGTCAACGAGATCGACGCCTCGATCAAGGGGCTCATCTATGCGCCCTTCGTGCGCTTCGTGAGCGACCATTTCGGGCTTGCCGCCGAGACGATGACCGCAGTTCAGACATCGACCA is part of the Rhizobium bangladeshense genome and encodes:
- a CDS encoding carbohydrate ABC transporter permease, with amino-acid sequence MTGQAQAGRPNKLLRNLNAKIASIPMILTALVIFVGGTLWTVFYSFTNSKLLPRLSFVGFDQYERLWAAPRWVTAIENLALYGILSLIFSLVIGFLLAALMDQKIRFENTFRTIFLYPFALSFIVTGLVWQWVLNPDFGIQSVVRSLGWTSFTFNPLYTPEIVIYGILIAALWQGTGLVMCLMLAGLRGIDEDIWKAARVDGIPMWKTYLLIVIPMMRPVFITTIVIIASGIVKVYDLVVAQTSGGPGIASEVPAKYVYDYMFQAQNLGQGFAASTMMLVTVAIIIVPWAYLEFGGGRKRG
- a CDS encoding ABC transporter substrate-binding protein; this encodes MKIRMMAAMLAASAALPLSAASATDLEVTHWWTSGGESAAVAELAKAFDASGNHWVDGAIAGSGGTARPIMISRITGGDPMGATQFNHGRQAEELVQAGLMRDLTDVATAEKWKDIIRPSSLLDSCTIDGKIYCAPVNIHSWQWLWLSNAAFKKAGVEVPKNWDEFVAAAPALEKAGIIPLAVGGQPWQAAGAFDVLMVAIAGKDTFNKVFKDKDAEAAAGPEIAKVFKAADDARRMSKGSNVQDWNQATNLVITGKAGGQIMGDWAQGEFALAGQKAGTDYTCLPGLGVNEIISTGGDAFYFPLLKDEEKSKAQAVLAKTLLDPKTQVAFNLKKGSLPVRGDVDLAAANDCMKKGLDILAKGNVIQGTDQLLSADSQKQKEDLFSEFFANPSMTPEDAQKRFAEIISSAD
- a CDS encoding carbohydrate ABC transporter permease; this translates as MANIGTLNTTAAGIDAVAPRLGDGPSGPKPRPRLSARNIILYGTLTVAALYYLLPLYVMVVTSLKGMPEIRLGNIFSPPMEITFQPWVKAWAEACTGLNCDGLSRGFWNSVRITVPSVIISIAIASVNGYALANWRFKGSELFFSILIIGAFIPYQVMIYPIVIILREIGIYGTLTGLVIVHSIFGMPILTLLFRNYFVSLPEELFKAARVDGAGFWQIFLKIMMPMSLPIFVVAMILQVTGIWNDFLFGVVFTRPDTYPMTVQLNNIVNSVQGVKEYNVNMAATILTGLVPLIVYFVSGRLFVRGIAAGAVKG
- a CDS encoding LacI family transcriptional regulator; this encodes MENKGNFGQATSTAVTRERPTLKTIAFMTGLGVTTVSRALKDAPDIGAETKERVRMVARQLGYQPNRAGVRLRTGKTNVIALVLSIDEEIMGFSSQMVFGISEVLSGTPYHIVVTPHSHSKDPMLPVRYILETGSADGVIISRIEPDDPRVRLLSERGMPFATHGRTDAGLTHPFHDFDNEAFAHQAVERLVRRGRRRIALLQPPSKLTYYAHIRIGFQTGLHDYGAEEVPLRVNTDAPLADIRDVVEVMMRSANAPDGIVCSAGSAAIAVNAGIEAAGKALGRDLDMVSKQSVPILNWIRPEIITAQEDVRQAGREMAKAVIARIDGVEPELLQSISQPIWPENGR